A region of Desulfolithobacter dissulfuricans DNA encodes the following proteins:
- a CDS encoding ABC transporter ATP-binding protein, translating to MSETVLELENVTARYGRIEALRSISFSVQAGQIVTLLGSNGAGKSTTLRTISGLVQASGGTIRFMGEDITRMPSHDIVARGLIHVPEGRRIFKGMSIRENLELGSFTLKDDTERRRRMEHVFEIFPVLHERQHRDAALLSGGEQQMLAMGRALMTSPRLLLLDEPSMGLAPFLVREIMRIVERLNSEGVTILLVEQNAKMALKLADYGYVLETGEIVIEGDAPTLREDENIVKAYLGT from the coding sequence ATGAGCGAGACGGTCCTCGAACTGGAAAATGTAACCGCGCGCTACGGCCGGATCGAAGCCCTGCGCTCCATTTCCTTTTCTGTCCAGGCCGGGCAGATAGTGACCCTGCTCGGCTCCAACGGGGCCGGCAAGTCCACCACCTTGCGGACCATCTCCGGCCTGGTCCAGGCTTCGGGCGGGACGATACGTTTCATGGGCGAGGATATCACCCGCATGCCGTCCCACGATATCGTGGCCAGGGGGTTGATCCATGTGCCCGAGGGACGGCGGATCTTCAAGGGAATGAGTATCCGTGAGAACCTGGAGCTGGGTTCCTTTACCCTCAAGGACGATACCGAACGTCGCCGGCGCATGGAGCATGTATTTGAGATCTTTCCCGTGCTTCACGAACGCCAGCACCGGGACGCGGCCCTGCTTTCGGGCGGTGAACAGCAGATGCTGGCCATGGGGAGGGCCCTGATGACCAGTCCCCGGCTGCTGCTGCTCGACGAGCCGTCCATGGGACTGGCCCCGTTTCTGGTCCGGGAGATCATGCGGATCGTCGAACGGCTCAACAGCGAAGGGGTGACCATCCTGCTGGTGGAACAGAACGCCAAGATGGCCCTGAAGCTGGCCGACTACGGCTATGTGCTGGAAACCGGCGAGATCGTTATCGAGGGCGATGCGCCCACCCTGCGCGAGGATGAGAATATCGTCAAGGCTTACCTGGGTACCTGA
- a CDS encoding C-GCAxxG-C-C family (seleno)protein, translated as MERPDKNCQSPSRRQMMIGTAGVIAAGTALTQLEGLFNSAQAKGGPTEKWPWPYEKLDPAKTAEICYNEWYRVFCGCAVINSIFSQLREKIGEPYTSFPVDAFVFLEGGQVGWGTICGSPAGANIVANLIIGPRIAGSPVGHQISADIMQWYSEADMPVFTPAKPRLKKKLVKTVSDSPLCHISVGKWMKASGYPLKSAERKDRCARVAASTAYRLVELLNDWKDGKYEETSDFSAPSEFGITGQYNCDECHTEVPTPPMPKS; from the coding sequence ATGGAAAGACCGGATAAAAACTGTCAGAGCCCTTCCCGTCGTCAGATGATGATCGGAACCGCCGGAGTCATTGCCGCAGGAACGGCCCTTACCCAACTCGAGGGACTGTTCAACTCGGCTCAGGCGAAAGGCGGACCCACTGAAAAGTGGCCGTGGCCCTATGAAAAGCTCGATCCGGCCAAAACCGCTGAAATCTGCTACAATGAATGGTACCGTGTTTTCTGCGGCTGCGCGGTGATCAACTCCATATTCAGCCAGCTCCGCGAAAAAATCGGCGAGCCTTATACCTCGTTCCCGGTTGACGCCTTTGTCTTCCTGGAAGGCGGTCAGGTAGGCTGGGGTACTATCTGTGGTTCTCCGGCCGGGGCCAATATCGTTGCCAACCTCATCATCGGTCCGCGGATCGCCGGTTCCCCCGTGGGTCACCAGATCTCCGCCGATATCATGCAATGGTACTCCGAAGCCGACATGCCGGTGTTCACCCCGGCCAAACCGCGGCTCAAGAAGAAGCTGGTCAAGACCGTCAGCGACTCGCCGCTTTGCCATATCTCTGTTGGCAAATGGATGAAGGCCTCGGGATATCCGCTCAAGAGTGCTGAGAGGAAAGACCGCTGCGCCCGGGTTGCCGCCAGCACCGCCTACCGCCTGGTGGAACTGCTCAACGACTGGAAGGACGGCAAATATGAGGAAACCTCAGATTTCTCCGCTCCGTCCGAGTTCGGCATCACCGGCCAGTACAACTGTGACGAGTGCCATACCGAAGTTCCAACTCCGCCCATGCCGAAAAGCTGA
- the modB gene encoding molybdate ABC transporter permease subunit, producing MTLALTPADIQAIGLSLKVATAATILALPFGFGAAYLLVFSRIPGRALLEGLVNLPLVLPPVVIGYLLLLLFGQAGAFGPLLRFLDIRIIFTLKGAIIASTVVGFPLLVRSIRIGMESIDEQYLQAARTLGARWWDGLFTIIVPLSGRAIVAGMTLMFARSLGEFGATIILAGNIPGVTQTIPLAIYEYTNTPGGDSMALSLCLVSIGLSFLVLLVSEASARSLKKR from the coding sequence ATGACCCTGGCCCTCACTCCGGCGGACATCCAGGCCATCGGCCTGTCGCTCAAGGTGGCCACCGCCGCCACCATCCTGGCCCTGCCCTTTGGCTTCGGCGCTGCCTACCTCCTGGTCTTCAGCCGCATTCCCGGACGGGCCCTGCTCGAAGGGCTGGTCAACCTGCCGCTGGTCCTGCCGCCGGTGGTCATCGGCTACCTGTTGCTTCTGCTCTTTGGCCAGGCAGGAGCCTTTGGTCCCCTGCTCCGGTTCCTGGATATCCGCATCATCTTTACCCTCAAGGGGGCGATCATTGCCTCCACCGTGGTCGGCTTCCCCCTCCTGGTCCGCTCCATTCGCATCGGCATGGAGTCCATCGACGAGCAGTATCTCCAGGCGGCCCGGACCCTGGGCGCCCGCTGGTGGGATGGCCTGTTCACCATCATCGTCCCCCTTTCCGGCCGCGCCATTGTCGCCGGCATGACCCTGATGTTCGCCCGCAGTCTCGGCGAGTTCGGGGCCACCATTATCCTGGCCGGCAACATCCCCGGGGTTACCCAGACAATTCCCCTGGCCATCTACGAGTACACCAATACCCCGGGGGGAGACTCCATGGCCCTGTCCCTGTGCCTGGTCTCCATCGGTCTCTCCTTTCTGGTCCTCCTGGTCAGCGAGGCCTCGGCCAGGTCGCTGAAAAAGAGGTGA
- a CDS encoding fumarylacetoacetate hydrolase family protein, with protein MAVTLPMTSGREITLQPSKIIALGLNYLEHIRESQSVNVQNFTDAIPGEPVLFPKTPNVLIGPEQPIVLPALLREYDFKDCRTDYEGELAIIIRDRIKNVPEDEALDHVLGFTCFNDVSQRNFQRSDKSGWFRGKSLDTFGPIGPRIVPLEEIGDPQNLRIQTRLNGKVVQDSNTCHMIFKLPAIISFISRNFTMEPGDIIITGTPSGVGPIRAGDVVEVEIENIGILKNPVMAE; from the coding sequence ATGGCCGTCACCTTGCCGATGACCAGTGGCCGGGAAATCACCCTGCAGCCATCCAAGATCATAGCCCTGGGCCTCAACTACCTGGAACACATCAGGGAAAGCCAGTCCGTAAATGTCCAGAACTTCACCGACGCCATCCCCGGGGAGCCGGTGCTCTTTCCCAAGACCCCCAACGTCCTCATCGGCCCGGAACAGCCCATCGTCCTCCCCGCCCTGCTGCGGGAGTACGACTTTAAAGACTGCCGCACCGACTACGAGGGCGAGCTGGCCATCATCATCCGCGACCGGATCAAAAACGTCCCCGAGGATGAAGCCCTGGACCATGTCCTGGGCTTCACCTGTTTCAACGATGTCAGTCAGCGTAACTTCCAGCGCAGTGACAAGTCCGGCTGGTTCCGCGGCAAGTCGCTCGACACCTTCGGCCCCATCGGTCCCAGAATCGTCCCTCTGGAGGAGATCGGCGATCCCCAGAACCTTCGCATCCAGACCCGGCTCAACGGCAAGGTGGTGCAGGACTCCAACACCTGCCACATGATTTTCAAGCTGCCGGCCATCATCAGCTTCATCTCGAGAAACTTCACCATGGAGCCGGGCGATATCATCATCACCGGCACTCCCAGCGGCGTGGGGCCAATCCGGGCAGGAGACGTGGTCGAGGTGGAGATCGAGAACATCGGTATCCTGAAAAACCCGGTGATGGCCGAATAA
- a CDS encoding ATP-binding protein produces MFFSRLRSPFRHVHIEQVDVALPWLLMLRWGEVLCQIVLIVAVWLVMGLAVPILPVSAIIFFEVISNLYLHYRHHHNFQVSNLMILVILLLDTFLLTGFLYVTGGAINPFVFLYLIHIVTGAIILRERCSWLITATTLLCYSLLFYFPSPFITALALSRNMDNPADIQRIDCLIGSFQLHLKGMGGAFIVTSLFIVFFVSKIQKALTRHRIELQALEKERERNERLASLATFAAGAAHELSTPLSTVAVVSCEMIHALEEQGEDGELLEDARLIRKQVADCKEILYQMAAGAGEHLGEEIREFTIEQAVQQILAELTAEQQERVVVTIEPGNLKITMPFRSLCRTVKGLVKNGLEASPYPRPVTMYWFTTTRHLGVEVRDQGDGIDSQMASLVTEPFFTTKGSGLGLGLFLARSMAEQFGGGLTIEPLEGQGTRVVLTLALEKIRKN; encoded by the coding sequence ATGTTTTTTTCCCGACTCAGATCACCGTTTCGTCACGTTCACATAGAGCAGGTGGATGTGGCCCTGCCCTGGCTCCTGATGCTGCGCTGGGGGGAGGTCCTGTGTCAGATCGTCCTGATCGTTGCGGTGTGGCTGGTGATGGGGCTTGCGGTCCCCATCCTGCCGGTTTCCGCCATAATTTTCTTTGAAGTGATCTCCAACCTCTACCTCCATTACCGTCATCACCATAATTTCCAGGTGTCCAACCTGATGATTCTGGTCATTCTCCTGCTGGATACCTTCCTTCTGACCGGTTTTCTCTATGTCACCGGCGGGGCCATCAATCCCTTTGTTTTTCTCTACCTGATTCATATCGTCACCGGGGCCATTATCCTCCGAGAGCGATGTTCCTGGCTCATCACCGCAACCACTCTGCTCTGCTACAGCCTGCTGTTCTACTTTCCCTCCCCGTTCATCACCGCCCTGGCCCTTTCCCGCAACATGGACAATCCGGCGGACATCCAGCGCATTGACTGCCTGATCGGCTCCTTTCAGCTGCATCTCAAGGGGATGGGTGGAGCCTTCATTGTTACCTCGCTGTTTATCGTCTTCTTTGTCAGCAAGATCCAGAAGGCCCTCACCCGGCACCGGATCGAGCTCCAGGCCCTGGAAAAGGAGCGGGAACGCAATGAAAGGCTGGCCTCGCTGGCCACCTTTGCCGCCGGCGCGGCCCATGAGCTTTCCACCCCGCTGAGTACGGTGGCCGTGGTGTCGTGCGAGATGATCCACGCCCTGGAAGAACAGGGAGAGGATGGCGAACTGCTCGAGGATGCCCGGCTGATCAGAAAGCAGGTGGCGGACTGCAAGGAGATCCTCTACCAGATGGCTGCCGGGGCTGGAGAGCACCTGGGGGAGGAAATCCGGGAGTTTACCATCGAGCAGGCGGTGCAGCAGATTCTTGCCGAACTGACAGCGGAACAACAGGAGCGGGTGGTGGTGACCATCGAACCTGGCAACCTGAAGATCACCATGCCCTTCCGTTCCCTGTGCCGGACCGTGAAGGGGCTGGTGAAAAATGGTCTCGAGGCCTCGCCGTACCCCCGGCCGGTGACCATGTACTGGTTCACCACGACCCGGCATCTCGGGGTCGAGGTCAGGGACCAGGGTGACGGGATCGACAGCCAGATGGCCTCCCTGGTCACCGAGCCTTTCTTTACCACCAAGGGCTCCGGCCTGGGACTCGGGCTCTTTCTCGCCAGGAGTATGGCTGAGCAGTTTGGCGGCGGGCTGACCATCGAGCCGCTTGAGGGGCAGGGAACGCGGGTGGTGCTGACCCTGGCCCTGGAAAAGATCCGGAAGAATTGA
- a CDS encoding GGDEF domain-containing protein: MESSLSQLIKFFVVTGIFLLIAALFPIQRLIRQLPEGASLKPKWQVLNGLIIFFIIGYAAYTIANWQKEISSADLVVPALFFGGAVFVLLVGRLAYQTASDMKKMALLECENITDPLIGIYNRRYLDRILVEEIKRAHRYGSDLSILLLDVDFFKKINDTYGHSTGDIVLKQLGQIILDEVRETDMVARYGGEEIAIIFPETPVSKALSLAERLRRQVARADFVPPDIHSDREISLTISIGVAGLDDETTSASLLLEKADKALYAAKQAGRNRVVAWQEFMGPSSPNS, encoded by the coding sequence TTGGAATCATCCCTTTCACAGCTTATAAAGTTTTTTGTGGTCACCGGGATTTTCCTGCTCATCGCCGCCCTGTTTCCCATCCAGCGGTTGATCAGGCAGCTGCCGGAGGGGGCCAGCCTCAAGCCCAAGTGGCAGGTTCTGAACGGCCTGATCATCTTCTTCATAATCGGCTACGCCGCCTATACCATCGCAAACTGGCAAAAAGAGATAAGTTCGGCCGACCTGGTAGTCCCGGCACTCTTTTTCGGCGGGGCCGTGTTTGTCCTTCTTGTGGGCAGACTGGCCTATCAGACCGCCTCGGACATGAAGAAAATGGCCCTGCTGGAATGCGAAAACATAACCGACCCGCTTATCGGCATCTATAATCGCCGCTACCTGGACCGGATCCTGGTCGAGGAGATCAAACGGGCCCACCGATACGGCTCCGACCTGTCGATCCTGCTGCTGGATGTGGACTTTTTCAAAAAAATTAATGACACTTATGGGCACAGCACCGGAGATATCGTCCTCAAACAGCTGGGCCAGATCATCCTTGATGAGGTGCGGGAAACAGATATGGTCGCCCGCTACGGCGGCGAGGAAATCGCCATCATTTTTCCCGAAACACCGGTGTCCAAAGCCCTGTCGCTGGCCGAAAGGCTCCGGCGCCAGGTTGCCAGAGCCGACTTTGTTCCACCCGACATCCACAGCGATCGCGAGATATCCCTGACCATCAGTATCGGGGTCGCCGGCCTGGACGACGAAACAACCAGTGCTTCGCTCCTCCTGGAAAAGGCCGACAAAGCCCTCTATGCCGCCAAGCAGGCCGGTCGCAACCGGGTGGTGGCCTGGCAGGAATTCATGGGACCTTCGTCACCGAATTCCTGA
- the modC gene encoding molybdenum ABC transporter ATP-binding protein, which produces MRLVVDVTKQVGDFTLSADFTLSRQRCGIFGPSGSGKSTLMHILAGLLRPDSGRITLDGKVLFDHDHKIHLPPQKRRIGVVFQHALLFPHMNVRRNLLYGWRRTPMEQRSITPEAIIEVLNLEPLLERRPTSLSGGERQRVALGRTVLSCPRLLLMDEPLTGLDQLLKFQIIPYLRKVLDEFHIPLLFISHSLQEIRLMTDEVLVFDRGGVQQSVPTEELARRYLVSDHRGYANLLHLENPRPHGDLFRYNWGGTELILTEPGGEGDNLFELGARDITLFKQNPVATSARNLLSCRVTDVFGDGNRIGVELTVNGGQLISQIVPESLQELDIAPGSEIVAVIKASAFRKLY; this is translated from the coding sequence GTGCGACTTGTTGTGGATGTGACAAAACAGGTCGGCGACTTCACCCTGAGCGCCGATTTCACCCTTTCCCGGCAGCGGTGCGGAATATTCGGCCCCTCGGGCAGCGGCAAGTCCACCCTCATGCACATCCTGGCAGGGCTTCTCCGGCCGGACAGCGGCCGGATCACCCTGGACGGAAAAGTGCTTTTTGACCACGACCACAAAATCCACCTCCCTCCCCAGAAAAGGCGTATCGGGGTTGTGTTCCAGCATGCCCTTCTCTTTCCCCACATGAACGTGCGCCGCAACCTGCTCTATGGCTGGCGCCGCACCCCGATGGAGCAGCGATCGATCACGCCCGAGGCCATCATTGAGGTCCTCAACCTGGAACCACTGCTGGAACGGAGACCGACCAGTCTCTCCGGCGGTGAACGCCAACGGGTGGCCCTGGGCCGCACGGTGCTCTCGTGCCCCCGGTTGCTGCTCATGGACGAGCCCCTCACCGGCCTGGATCAGCTGCTGAAATTTCAGATCATCCCCTACCTGAGAAAGGTTCTGGATGAATTCCACATTCCCCTGCTCTTCATCAGCCACAGCCTGCAGGAGATCCGTCTGATGACCGACGAGGTGCTGGTCTTTGACAGGGGCGGCGTGCAACAGTCGGTACCCACCGAAGAGCTGGCCCGGCGATACCTGGTCTCGGACCACCGGGGCTACGCCAACCTGCTCCACCTCGAAAATCCCCGGCCCCATGGCGACCTGTTTCGCTACAACTGGGGCGGAACCGAGCTGATTCTCACCGAGCCGGGTGGCGAAGGTGACAACCTCTTTGAACTGGGCGCCAGGGACATCACCCTCTTTAAACAGAACCCGGTGGCCACCAGTGCCCGCAACCTGCTCTCCTGCCGGGTCACCGATGTGTTCGGCGACGGTAACCGGATCGGGGTGGAGCTGACCGTAAACGGCGGCCAGTTGATTTCCCAGATCGTCCCGGAATCGCTTCAGGAACTGGACATTGCCCCGGGAAGCGAAATCGTTGCCGTGATCAAGGCCTCTGCCTTTCGTAAACTCTACTGA
- the modA gene encoding molybdate ABC transporter substrate-binding protein: MKRSIPVLLITIWMLSVVLAPGRVGAATVRLAAAASMTDAVRELIQAFTAAHPGVTIQPNFASSGSLAKQIIQGAPVDLYISANQRWMNWLVENRAIDPGTARILAHNALVFIGPSTTRARTMLDLTSLARIGIGSPKSVPAGQYAAQAMENAGIYRQLLEDRCLVMAKDVRQALLYADRGEVDGAFVYRTDARLARKSTVLFTVPPELHDPVSYPIGLTPEGRQNPEARAFYSFATGPLAAGILKSYGFTPPEGEQR; this comes from the coding sequence ATGAAAAGATCTATTCCAGTCCTGCTCATAACCATCTGGATGCTGTCCGTTGTCCTGGCGCCCGGCCGGGTCGGGGCTGCGACGGTCCGCCTGGCGGCGGCAGCCAGCATGACCGACGCGGTCCGGGAGCTGATCCAGGCCTTTACCGCCGCTCACCCCGGGGTCACCATCCAGCCCAACTTTGCCTCATCCGGTTCCCTGGCCAAACAGATCATTCAGGGCGCGCCAGTGGATCTCTACATCTCGGCCAATCAGCGCTGGATGAACTGGCTCGTTGAAAACAGGGCCATTGATCCCGGGACAGCCCGGATCCTGGCCCATAACGCGCTGGTGTTTATCGGTCCTTCGACCACCAGGGCCCGGACCATGCTGGACCTCACCTCCCTTGCCCGCATCGGTATCGGCAGCCCCAAAAGTGTCCCGGCCGGCCAGTATGCCGCACAGGCCATGGAAAACGCCGGGATCTACAGGCAGCTCCTGGAGGACCGGTGCCTGGTGATGGCCAAAGATGTCCGCCAGGCCCTGCTCTACGCCGACCGGGGGGAGGTGGACGGCGCCTTTGTCTACCGGACCGATGCCCGCCTGGCCAGGAAAAGCACGGTTCTCTTCACCGTCCCGCCGGAACTCCACGACCCCGTGTCCTATCCCATTGGCCTGACTCCTGAAGGCAGGCAAAACCCGGAGGCCCGGGCCTTCTACAGCTTTGCAACCGGCCCGCTGGCAGCCGGGATCCTGAAGAGCTACGGCTTCACCCCGCCGGAAGGAGAACAGAGATGA
- a CDS encoding branched-chain amino acid ABC transporter permease, with translation MVLAGVAMVIPLVASNYVLEVLTNAWFYTVLCLGLNIVVGYAGLLDLGYAAFFAVGAYTTGILTSQFGVNFWLTIPVAVACSMLAGIVIGGPTLRLRSDYLAIVTLGFGEIVRIVARNLKITGGASGLIGIERPHFFGMELSGIHHFYYVFLLLAILACFISYRLQNSRLGRAWQYVREDEDAAEAMGIGRVSVKLYAYVIGAVFGGVAGCFFAAKMTAISPETFTFTQSVLILLGVVLGGMGKIPGVIVGAFALVLFPEVFRDLGSMRMLVFAIVMLVIMLYRPEGIWPEKRS, from the coding sequence ATGGTGCTGGCCGGTGTGGCCATGGTGATCCCGCTTGTGGCCAGCAACTACGTGCTCGAGGTGCTGACCAATGCCTGGTTCTATACGGTGCTCTGCCTCGGGCTCAATATCGTGGTCGGCTATGCCGGGCTGCTGGACCTGGGCTATGCGGCTTTTTTTGCTGTCGGGGCCTATACCACCGGTATCCTGACCTCGCAGTTCGGGGTCAACTTCTGGCTGACCATTCCGGTGGCCGTGGCCTGCTCCATGCTGGCCGGGATCGTCATCGGCGGGCCCACCCTGCGGCTGCGGAGCGATTACCTGGCCATCGTTACGCTGGGTTTTGGCGAGATCGTCCGCATCGTAGCCCGCAACCTGAAGATCACCGGTGGAGCCAGCGGCCTGATCGGCATCGAACGGCCCCATTTTTTCGGCATGGAACTGAGCGGGATCCATCACTTCTACTACGTGTTTCTTCTGCTGGCCATCCTGGCCTGTTTCATCAGCTACCGGCTGCAGAACTCTCGCCTGGGCCGGGCCTGGCAGTACGTGCGCGAGGATGAGGACGCGGCCGAGGCCATGGGTATCGGCCGGGTTTCCGTCAAGCTGTACGCCTATGTGATCGGGGCGGTGTTCGGCGGGGTGGCGGGCTGTTTCTTTGCCGCCAAGATGACCGCCATCTCTCCGGAAACATTCACCTTCACCCAGTCGGTGCTGATACTTCTCGGCGTGGTCCTGGGCGGTATGGGCAAGATCCCGGGAGTGATTGTCGGCGCCTTTGCCCTGGTGCTCTTTCCCGAGGTGTTTCGCGATCTCGGTTCCATGCGGATGCTGGTCTTTGCCATTGTCATGCTGGTGATCATGCTGTACCGGCCCGAGGGCATCTGGCCGGAAAAGAGGTCCTGA
- a CDS encoding ABC transporter ATP-binding protein has protein sequence MALLEVTDLCLSFAGLQVIRGLSFSVEKGSIASLIGPNGAGKTSVFNCLTGFYRPDSGRIIFDGRRITGLKPHRITRKGMARTFQNLRLFKSMSVLENVMSGQHCRTSAGALGAIFHTPTQRREEEEIRRISEECLDFVGLLDKKDRRASNLAYGDQRRVEWARALATRPRLLLLDEPAAGLNHDEKQQLMGMIRRIRDELGVTILLIEHDMGLVMKVSEQITVIDYGQKIAEGTAAEVQNNPRVIEAYLGSDEEEAA, from the coding sequence ATGGCACTTCTTGAAGTAACTGATCTCTGTCTGAGCTTTGCCGGGCTGCAGGTCATCCGTGGTCTCAGCTTTTCGGTGGAAAAGGGCAGTATCGCCAGTCTGATCGGTCCCAACGGCGCCGGAAAGACCTCGGTTTTCAACTGCCTGACCGGCTTTTACCGGCCGGACTCCGGCCGGATCATCTTTGACGGCCGGAGGATAACCGGCCTCAAGCCGCACCGCATCACCCGCAAGGGCATGGCCCGGACCTTTCAGAACCTGCGTCTGTTCAAATCCATGTCGGTGCTTGAAAACGTGATGTCCGGTCAGCATTGCCGAACCTCGGCCGGGGCTCTGGGAGCGATTTTCCACACCCCGACCCAGCGGCGGGAAGAAGAGGAGATCCGCCGCATCAGCGAGGAATGCCTGGATTTTGTCGGCCTGCTGGACAAGAAAGACCGCAGGGCCAGCAACCTGGCCTATGGCGACCAGCGGCGGGTGGAATGGGCCCGGGCCCTGGCGACCAGGCCCCGTCTGCTGCTGCTGGACGAGCCTGCCGCCGGGCTGAACCACGACGAGAAACAGCAGCTTATGGGGATGATCCGCCGGATACGCGACGAGCTGGGCGTGACCATTCTCCTCATCGAGCATGACATGGGGCTGGTGATGAAGGTTTCCGAGCAGATCACGGTGATCGATTACGGCCAGAAGATCGCCGAGGGAACAGCAGCGGAAGTGCAGAATAATCCCCGGGTCATCGAGGCCTACCTGGGTAGCGATGAAGAGGAGGCCGCATGA
- a CDS encoding winged helix-turn-helix domain-containing protein, translated as MKAHRTRRNSKDSLADKGLACRGRIWLQKNGATFLGTGRVVLLERIREHGSIAKAARSMEMSYKHAWDLVDSMNRQAGEPMVVTSKGGRGGGGTRLTECGEKAIAAFWALQERFHRFLEAETSELDL; from the coding sequence ATGAAAGCACATCGAACCAGACGCAACAGCAAAGATTCGCTGGCGGACAAAGGATTGGCCTGCCGGGGCCGGATCTGGCTGCAGAAAAACGGGGCCACCTTTCTCGGTACCGGTCGGGTCGTCCTCCTGGAACGGATTCGTGAACACGGCTCCATTGCCAAGGCCGCCCGGTCCATGGAGATGTCCTACAAGCATGCCTGGGACCTGGTGGACTCCATGAACCGTCAGGCCGGTGAACCCATGGTGGTCACCAGCAAGGGCGGCCGGGGCGGCGGTGGCACCCGGCTGACCGAGTGCGGTGAGAAGGCCATCGCCGCCTTCTGGGCCCTGCAGGAACGCTTTCACCGATTCCTGGAGGCCGAAACCAGCGAACTGGACCTGTAA
- a CDS encoding branched-chain amino acid ABC transporter permease — translation MSNLDIFLQQLANGLILGSFYALVALGYTMVYGIIKLLNFAHGDLYMVGSFVGFLILSAISGLLGDSWAAILCSMVLSMLAVGLLGVLIQRVAYQPMLSAPRLSILITALAVSMVLSNTVMALTNGEYKAFITDLGYDGVDIGNVFVTYTQIVLVVSAAFLMVVLYLFVHKTLYGKAMRAIAIDQDACRLMGINVNRVIALTFFIGSALATAAGVMAGVYYGSIHFAMGFVIGLKAFTAAVIGGIGSIPGAMLGGLVLGLLEAFGTQIPAIGTEWKDVFSFGILILLLIFKPTGLLGKTEIERM, via the coding sequence ATGTCCAACCTTGACATATTTCTGCAGCAGCTGGCCAACGGCCTGATTCTCGGTTCGTTCTACGCCCTGGTGGCCCTGGGCTACACCATGGTCTACGGGATCATCAAGCTGCTGAATTTCGCCCATGGCGATCTGTACATGGTCGGCTCTTTTGTCGGCTTCCTGATCCTGTCAGCCATCTCCGGTCTCCTGGGGGACAGCTGGGCGGCCATTCTCTGCTCCATGGTCCTCAGTATGCTGGCCGTGGGGCTGCTCGGAGTGCTCATTCAGCGGGTGGCCTATCAGCCCATGCTCTCGGCCCCGCGGTTGTCCATTCTCATCACCGCCCTGGCGGTCTCCATGGTGCTGTCCAACACGGTCATGGCTCTGACCAACGGCGAATACAAGGCCTTTATCACCGATCTCGGCTATGACGGGGTAGATATCGGCAACGTGTTTGTCACCTACACCCAGATCGTGCTGGTGGTCTCGGCCGCCTTTCTGATGGTGGTGCTCTATCTCTTTGTCCACAAAACCCTCTACGGCAAGGCCATGCGGGCCATTGCCATCGATCAGGATGCCTGCCGGCTCATGGGGATCAATGTCAACCGGGTCATAGCCCTGACCTTTTTCATCGGCTCGGCCCTGGCCACGGCGGCCGGGGTCATGGCCGGGGTCTATTACGGCAGTATTCATTTTGCCATGGGGTTTGTGATCGGGCTCAAGGCCTTCACCGCGGCGGTGATCGGCGGCATCGGCTCCATTCCCGGGGCCATGCTCGGCGGGCTGGTCCTGGGCCTGCTCGAGGCCTTCGGCACCCAGATTCCGGCGATTGGTACGGAATGGAAAGACGTGTTTTCCTTCGGCATCCTGATTCTGCTGCTTATCTTCAAGCCAACCGGTTTGCTTGGTAAAACCGAAATAGAGAGGATGTGA